In one Xyrauchen texanus isolate HMW12.3.18 chromosome 18, RBS_HiC_50CHRs, whole genome shotgun sequence genomic region, the following are encoded:
- the LOC127658549 gene encoding MKI67 FHA domain-interacting nucleolar phosphoprotein-like: protein MTEGKPSKKSAKSLLALNPKEDAEFQKKVQQVKKRPNTAQSLTPGVIYVGHLPRGLLEPQLKGYFQQFGKVLRLRISRSKKTGGSKGYGFVEFECDEVAKIVAETMDNYLMGERLIKCHVMPPEKVHEKLFDGSQRGFKRPRQPAVARYNKEHAPKDVEKMTAKLLSKEAKLRKRLAEKGIDYDFPGFSAQVPAKKVQSQADVSLCREDVTPVCTPSMLERRKSIRADDDDVDEEIIIKVKSVPENSGDVEESEEDTEEEGDVVDDDDDDEEEEEEEGEEHAA, encoded by the exons atgacaGAAGGTAAACCATCAAAGAAATCAGCGAAAAGCCTTCTTGCTCTTAATCCAAAAGAAGATGCAGAGTTTCAGAAGAAGGTGCAGCAAGTGAAGAAACGTCCTAACACG GCTCAGTCTCTTACTCCTGGAGTGATCTATGTTGGTCATCTTCCTCGAGGATTGTTGGAGCCTCAGTTGAAAGGTTACTTTCAGCAGTTTGGGAAAGTCTTACGACTGAGAATTTCCAGGAGTAAAAAG ACTGGAGGGAGCAAAGGCTATGGTTTCGTGGAGTTTGAGTGTGATGAGGTGGCAAAGATTGTGGCTGAGACCATGGACAACTACCTTATGGGAGAAAGGCTCATAAAGT GTCATGTGATGCCACCAGAGAAAGTCCATGAAAAGCTCTTTGATGGTTCCCAGAGGGGCTTTAAAAGGCCAAGGCAGCCCGCCGTGGCTCGGTATAACAAGGAACATGCACCAAAGGATGTGGAAAAAATGACAGCAAAACTTTTAAGCAAAGAGGCTAAGCTGCGCAAAAGACTGGCAGAAAAGGGCATCGACTATGATTTTCCTGGATTT TCAGCGCAAGTTCCTGCCAAGAAGGTCCAATCACAAGCAGATGTTTCATTATGCAGAGAG GATGTTACTCCAGTGTGCACCCCATCAATGTTGGAGAGGAGGAAATCCAtcagagctgatgatgatgatgttgatgaaGAGATCATCATTAAGGTCAAATCAGTCCCAGAAAACAGCGGGGATGTTGAAGAAAGTGAGGAAGACACAGAAGAAGAGGGTgatgttgttgatgatgatgatgatgatgaagaggaggaggaggaggagggtgaaGAACATGCAGCTTAA